ATCTGGAAGGGGCAGCCGCTATGGTCAATGCTGTCCGCTGGGAAGAGCCGTTTGGCCTCACGACCATCGAAGCCATGTCGTCGGGCGTGCCGGTAGCCGGGTTCGACCGCGGTGCTTTTCGGGAACTGGTAAATGCGGAAAGCGGGGTTGTGGCCGAGCAGAAAAACGTGAAATCGCTCGCTAAAGCAATCGTCGCTGCGATACCCCTGGAGAGCGCCAACGTAAGGCGCCACGCCGAAACATTTTCGCTGAAAATAATGGCTGAGCGCTACACAACGTATTTTGAGAACGTACGATGAAAATACTCCTGGTTGCCGGTCCGTTCATCTCGCTACGTGAGCCCTATAATGGCGGCACGGAAGCATTCATTGTTGAGCTCGCCAACGAATTAGTACGCCTGGGGCATACCGTTGATGTCATAGCCAAAGATGCCGACGAAAGAAATCTGTTTCAGGTAATTGAATTTCGCGAAAGCCCGCTCAGCATGAAAGATGATTCGTACCGACCAACTCCGGAATTACTTGGACAGCAGCACTATCAGACGCTACAGTACGGACTGTTCGACGTTAGTCGGTACGACGTCATCCACTACAATTCATTTATACCCGAAATCTATGCCGTCGGTGCACTCGTTAAAACGCCAAGCGTACTCACACTGCACTTGCCGCCAACCGAGAAATTTGTCCTGATGTATACATTTTTCATGAAGCATGCGCCAGTCGTACCGATCGGTATTTCAAATCGAATGGGCGAACAATGGATGGCTGCCCTCGGCAGTGATGTAGACGTCATCTTAAATGGAATCGTACTCCACAAGTGGCCATTGCACGCAAGAAAGGCTGACGGGTATTTGTTGTGGAGCGGGCGAATTGCCAGAGAAAAGAACGTGGAAGCCGCGATCCAGCTGGCTACTTATTTAAAACAGCCACTCAAGATTGTCGGCCCCGTGTTTGACAAACCCTATTTCCGTGACCACGTGCAGCCGCAGCTAAACGAACATATTGACTATATACCACATGCCACCCAGCAGCAATTAAGTAAACTGGCGGCAGGCGCTTCGGCCTATCTGGCAACCGCTAGCTGGGAGGAGCCTTTCGGCCTGAGTACGGTGGAAATGCTGGCCAGCGGTTTACCCGTGGTCGGGTTTACGACCGCCATCCCTCCGGAAATGCGCCACAAAAACGTATCCATAGCCGTTGACTCCCAGGACTGGCGGGATCTGATAGGGCCGTTGGCTATTGCTAAACAGTCGGAACCGGAAGCGTGTCGGGAATTTGCAGCCACATTCGATATGGCAAGCATGTCGGCAGCGTATGTAACCGTTTACGAACGCGTGATACAACCAGCCAGGATCTGATGAAAAAGCCAACAATATTCTATTTCGTCCATGCGCACGGGAACGGTCATCGGGCAACCTTCAATCTGCTGTACCCGGCATTGTCCGTCTTTTTTGAGGTTATCGCGCTAACGACGAACAACGAAGTCACGGAGTATTTGCGTCAAAAACACGACGTTGACGTGCTAGAGCTGCCGCCAAAATACCCGGCTGGCTACGCCATACCAGCGCATACGTTTACGAAAGCGTTTGAAGTGACCCCGTACGCGATTGAACCGGCCGGGCGGGCCAAAGCACTGGCCGAAGCGATCGAGCGCTACCGGCCAAGAGCTTTCTACTGCGACGGTGTTCCTGAATTGGCCATCATGGTTCGGGGCATGGGCGTCCCTGTCGTGTTGGTCCACCTGCCCGGGCATGTCATGAACGATCCGACACAGGTCTTTGCGCATGAACTGGCGGATCATATCGTCGCTCATTTTCCGGCTTCGCTGGAACAGGCAAACTACCCATTTGCGGCCAAAACGTACTACAGCGGCTACATGTCACAGTACGCTGGCCGTGGATTGAAGCCAGACAATCGATTGGCTATCAACAACGTAACAATTTTACTAGGCTACGATAATTACGATAGATCGGTGCTACAAGCGATGACGAACGATCAGCACACACCGTTTACGATTATCGGCAATAAGCTGGATTACGATTTAGCTGAAAACTGTGTACTGCTCGGCCCGGTTAAAGACATCAGCGAAGCGATTACCGGAGACATCGTGATTTCGGCCGCCGGTCAAAATACCATTGCCGAACTGTTGTCGCTTAACAAACGGTTGATCCTGCTTCCGGAGCCCAGACCCTATGACGAGCAAGCGGTCCATGCAACGGTGTTGGCGAATCAGCATATTGCCCTGTTAGCGCAGGAAACGTTCAGCCCTGAGCAGTGGCAAAACATACGGCAAAAAGCGAACGTATTGACCCCTTCGTACGAAAATCTGGTGAATGCGTCAGCACCCGAAGCCATAGCGCATCAACTAAGAGACTGGTATGCCTGAATTCAGTGTGGTAACGATTGTTAAAGGAAGGCGAAAGCAGTTAGCCAATCTTTTGTACGCGGTAAAAGCCTCGACGATCCTCCCCTACGATATACAAATCGTTTGTATGGACGACCCGGACGGAATTACAATTCCCAAAGGTTTGCCCGTGAGCATCCATGTCAGTAAAGAAACCCATGAGTTACCACTGGCTGCCGCCCGGAACAGGGGGATTGCCGCGACAAAAACGGACAACGTCATTTTTATCGATGTAGACTGCATTGTTTCGCCAACCCTGTTTGCCACGATGCTGATGAGTCTGGAACCTGAAACGATACTTGCAGCGTACCCCTTGTATTTGCCAATCGTGCCGGATACGGGCAATTATGGTGATTTACAGGACCAGGCGGTACCGCATCCCGCCCGGGAGCGCATACCGGTCGGCCAGCCGGTTGATCATCTTCAATTCTGGTCGTTGATATTCGCGATTCAAAAGCAAACGTTCGACACGATTGGTGGCTTTGACGAATCCTTTACAGGGTATGGGGCCGAAGATACCGATTTTGCCATGCTGTTTTATCGGGCGGGTGTCGAGCTGATCTTTGTACACGACTACGTATTACACCAATATCACGACAAGCACGATCCGCCGGTAAACCATTTTGAGTCGATTATTGAGAACGCAACCCGGTATAAGCAAAAATGGCATGTGTTGCCCATGCAGCGCTGGTTGAACGCATTTGCAGACTTGGGCCTGATACAGATCGACCAATCGGATACCATCACCGTCAGGCAGAAACCTACGGATAGCCAGCTAAAAAACAGTGTTTCGCCCCATCCGTATTGATACGTGCACCCGTGGTGATGGGTAAACGTCTTCGACAACAGTCTGTTTTGACCGTAGAACGAGAACGTAACTAAGAGCTAATTAATAATAGACTCATCTACTGCAAGCGAAATTCAATGAACACATTGATTACGCAGCCTTCGACCCCTTTCCAGCGTTTTGTATTTTTCATAGTAACCGTTCCGCGAAGGTAACCTTCTTGTGAATGCTTTTAAGGACTTGTAGAAATAGGAAGACTAGTTCACTGCCCAATAAATAGCGGCCATTCGACCAACCGTTTATTGAACCGATTTATCAAGCTATTACTGACTAACCCATAACCTTTAACCCTACAAGGCGTTAGCGTATCATCCTCTAAACCTATGCACGCATGGCAACGAAAACCGATCCGTCGCCCGACAAACCTAAAACCAGACGTCCCCAAAAACAGGCTGACAACTATGATAAGCCTGACCTACGCCAGCAACTCAAGCAGCAAATCACTGCCGACGACAAGGGGGGGAAACCCGGTCAATGGAGCGCCCGTAAGGCTCAACTGCTGACCCACGAGTACGAGAAAGCGGGGGGTGGGTATCTCAGCGAGGAGCGTACCGACCAGCAGCAACACCTCGCTGAGTGGACCGATCAAGCATGGCAGACCGCCGATGGCAAACCCGCCCAGCGGGCAGGCGGCACCACGCGGTATTTACCCAAGGAAGCCTGGGCGAAACTCTCACCGGCTGAGCAAAAAGCAACCAATGACAAAAAACAGGCAGGCTCCAAAAAGGGCGAGCAAGTTGTGTCCAACACAAAAAAAGCGAAATCGGTCCGTAAAAAGGCGGAAGATTAAGGGGCTAATCGTTTTATAAGCTAACATGCGTATGCAAACAACCATCATTCATTGGTTTCGCAATGACCTGCGGCTGCACGATAATGCAGCTTTGTATCAAGCCTGTCAGGATGCTCAACGCGTGCTGCCCGTCTTTATTTTTGATCCCGCTTCGATAGAAGTCCTACCGGATATTAACGTGCCCAAGGCTGGGAGTCACCGGACGCGCTTCTTGTTGGAAAGTTTAGCCGATCTACGCCGTAGTCTGCGACTCCAGGGCTCCGACTTAGTGATTCGCTTGGGCGACCCAGGTCAGGTGCTGGCCGAGCTGGTCCGTCAGCATCAAGTCAGCGCCATTTACGCTGGTCAGGAAGCCACTTCCGAGGAGATCCAACTCGAAGAGCGGGTCCAACAGGCATTGCAACCCCTTGGTGTGCCACTGAAATTATTCTGGATGCTCTCGCTATACCATCTGGACGATTTGCCCTTCGACGTATCGGAGCTCCCGGATGCCTACCGGGATTTTCGGAAGGGTTGTGAAAAGCAGGCCACAGTACGGGACGAAGTGCCCATGCCTAGCTTACCCACTTTGCCGCAAATCGCAGTGGGCCGGCTGCCCACCCTAAAAGTTATGGGCTTAAAGCCCCCCAAGACTGACCGGCGAGCCGTCATTCATTTTGTCGGGGGAGAAACCTCTGCTCTGCATCGGGTAGCGACCTATTTCTGGGAACGCGATCAGCTTCGAAATTATAAGTACACCCGTAATCAGCTACTTGGCGAGGATTATTCGAGTAAGTTTTCGGTCTGGTTAGCCAACGGGTGTCTATCACCGCGTCGGGTTTACTGGGAAGTCAGGCGCTACGAAGCGGAACGGAAAAAGAACATATCGACCTACTGGCTCATCTTTGAACTAATCTGGCGGGATTATCTTCGGTTTCAGGCCGCTCGGCAGGGGTTCCGTATCTTCCTGGCCAGTGGCCCTCGGAACGTTCCAACCAGAGGTTGGAAAAAAGATTACGATCGATTTGCGAAATGGGCTGCTGGTCAAACCGGTATCCCGTTCGTCGACGCCAATATGCGGGAGCTCAACGCTACAGGCTTTATGTCCAATCGGGGTCGTCAGAACGTGGCCAGTCTACTGCTCCATCGGGGTGAAAAGCCAGATCTGAGCGTATGGTGGCCGTGGGGGGCGGCTTACTTGGAGAGTCAGCTGATTGACTACGATCCGGCCAGCAATTGGGGCAACTGGAACATGGTGGCTGAAGTCGGGGCGGATGCCCATGGCGACCGGTACTTTAATATTTATACCCAGGCTACCCGCTATGACCCTCAGGGTGAATACGTCAAGCGTTGGTGTCCCGAACTGGCGCAGGTACCGGCGGATAAGCTGCACCTGCTATCGCTCAACAGTGCTCAGGATCTGGCTAGTTGGGGCGTTGAACTGGGCGTTACCTATCCGTTCCCGTTAGTAAATCCGCTCAAGTGGACGCGTCGCAAACAGGAGCTTGACCGCAACTTGTTTCCTTTTACCAGTCATTACTTGAGCATTGATGGTAATTTGGTCCATTACGTGGATGAAGGAGAGGGCCCCACTTTGTTACTACTGCATGGTAATCCCACCTGGTCATTTCTGTATCGGCATATGATTCGACAGCTTGCTCCTTACTTCCGGTGTATTGCCCTGGATTATCCCGGGTTTGGACTGAGTACAGCTAAAGCAGGCTACGGCTTTACGCCCCGTGAGCATTCAGGGGTGGTGGAGGCATTGGTCGATCAACTCAGGCTCCGGGATCTGTGTATTATGGTCCAAGACTGGGGTGGGCCTATTGGCCTGGGCTTTGCCGGTCGTCGCCCCGACTTAGTCCGCTCCTTAATTATAGGCAACACCTGGGCCTGGCCCGCCAAGGGCGGGATGGTGGGTTTCTCGCTGGTATTTGGCAATTTATTGGCTCGTTTCTTGATTACCCGCTACAATATTCTGGCGAAGTGGCTCATTCCAGCGGGCACAAATCGTCAACTTACCAAAGCGGAACGTTGCGCGTATATGGCCCCCTTTTCGACGCCGGCTTCTCGGCTGCCTACGTGGGTATTTCCAAAGCAAATTCGAGCCAGTAAGGCGTATCTGACCGAAGTCGAAGCGGGCTTAGCTCGGTTACGAGACAAACCAGCGCTAGTGGTATGGGGCGAAGCCGACGGGGCTTTCGGTCAATCGGAACGACTTCGGCTGCTTGGTTACTTTCCCAATCATCGGGTCCAGCTTCTGCCCAATGCGAAGCACTTTATCCAAGAAAACGCACCTGACGAGATCTGCGCGGCTATTCTGGAATCAGTCCGTTAAAGGGGACTCACAAACCGGTTATAAAGTGAGGTCCTGATTCTTTGTGGCAAGATTTAGCCTTATAAGACGGGCTTTGATTCATGGTTGCCAGTGGGGTTAGGGCTTTTGGGGATTCCATTCCTTGGGTATCCCCTACCTCTCTTAGGTGTTGAATCTCGAAAAAAACGCTCCCCCTGAGATGAAGGAAACTTCACGCAACTGCGTCTTAAATGGGGCGTTTAAACAGACGCTTTATAGTGTCCATTTCTGAACGGTCAATGTCCAAAAATGGACAGGCAATTTTGACGAATTGGCGTATCTGTGCCTGATAGGCCTGTTAAGCAGAGTGGTACAATAATTGACCATGACTTCTCAATGACCAATCAGAACGCTTACTAAAGAACGACTATGGTACGCAGTTACGTCAAAATCGCCTGGCGAAACCTGGCCCGTTATAAAGCATTCTCGGTCATCAATATCGTTGGATTAGCCACGGGCATGGCTGTCACCATCCTGATTGGGCTTTGGGTCTACGACGAACTCTCCTTTGATCGACAGAATCCGAACGCAGATCGCATTGCCCAAGTTTGGCAGATCGTCCAATTTGATGGCGAAAAGGCGGCCTACAACGTAGCATCCATTCCGCTGGCGGAAGAACTGCGCCAGAACTATCCTGACTTTACTCGTGTAGCCCTGGCGACTGCTGACCGGGAGGTGGCGTTGACGACGGGAGAAAACCAGTTCACACCAACGGGTCGATTCGTAGAGGCTGATTTTTTGCCCATGATGGGGGTTCAGATGCTACAGGGACCACCCCAGAACTTAGCGGATGTCAACACGATCATCTTGTCCAGTTCGCTCGCCCGAACGCTCTTCGGCGCTACCAATCCACTCAATCAGCTGGTTCAGCTCGATAGTAAAGTGAGCCTGCGGGTGACGGGCATTTACCAGGATTTTCCCCCCAACAGTACATGGAGTGCCGTGCACTACCTGGCCCCCTGGTCCTTATTCCTGGGAATTAATCCAGGGGCGAAGAAAGCCCAGGATAATTGGGATGAAAACTCCTATCAAGTCTTCGCCCAACTGAAGCCGGGGGCTTCCCTGGAACAGGCTTCGACGAAGATCAAAGATGTGCGGATCAAACGCGACAACCCACCGCCTTATAAGCCCGAATTCTTCCTGCATCCGATGACCAAATGGCACCTGTATTCCGACTTTGACAATGGAGTCAATATCGGGGGACTGATTCAATTTGTGTGGCTGTTTAGTTTGATTGGAGGATTTGTGCTGCTGCTGGCCTGCGTCAATTTTATGAACCTCTCCACGGCCCGCTCCCAGCAGCGGGCTAAAGAAGTGGGTTTGCGCAAAGTAGTCGGTTCCTTGCGAGGCCAACTGATTGCCCAGTTTGTGGGCGAATCCCTGTTGATTACCAGTCTGGCTTTCCTCTTGGCGCTCGTAGGAGTGCAGCTGAGCTTGTCCTTCTTCAATCAACTGGCCGACAAACAAATTTATCTTCCTTGGGCCAATCCTTACTTCTGGGGGATCGGCGTCAGCTTTAGTTTGCTAACTGGCCTGGTTGCTGCCAGTTACCCCGCGCTCTTCTTATCCTCGTTTCAGCCCATCCGGGTCCTGAAAGGCAGTTTCAGCACTGGTGGGCGGAGTAGCCTCCCCCGTAAAGCACTCGTTGTTTTTCAGTTTACCGTCTCCGTAACGCTCATCATTGGTACGGTCATTGTGCTCCGCCAGATCAATTATGCCAAAGACCGGCCTACGGGCTATAGTCGTCAGGGGCTCATCGAGGTCAACATGCGTACGCCGGCCCTAATGGGTCATTTCGACGCGTTGCGAACCGACTTGCTGGCTACAGGGGCCGTTCAAGAAATAGCCGTTTCCAACGGGTCCGTGACGGTGGATCAGACGGGGGTAACCAATGTCTCCTGGCCCGGTAAATCGCCCGATTTACATCCCTTATTCATGACCAATCAAATCTCCCAGCAATTTGGTAAGACCATCGGCTGGCAACTAAGCGCAGGCCGTGACTTTTCCAGGGCTTTCAGGGGCGATTCGGCGGGGGTGGTGCTGAACCAGTCTGCCTTAAAATTGATGGGCCTGAAAGACCCCCTGCATACGATGATCAATTGGAACGGTCGCGATTTACCCATTATTGGCATAGTCAATGACCTGATTAAGGACAGCCCCTTTGGGCAGGTTACGCCCTCGCTCTTTGTCTTATACGATGCGTCGGCGGGGGTGCTGACGCTCAAACTCTCCCCTACGATAGCCACCAGCGTGGCGCTAACTAAAATTGCGGGCATCTTCCATCAGTATGATCCCAGTACGCCCTTCGTCTACAAATTTGTGGATGAGGAGTATAGTAAAAAGTTTAGCGCTGAAGAGCGGATTGGTAAACTAGCCACGTTGTTTGCCAGCTTGGCCATTTTCATCTCTTGCTTGGGCATGTTTGGTC
This DNA window, taken from Spirosoma agri, encodes the following:
- a CDS encoding glycosyltransferase, whose protein sequence is MKILLVAGPFISLREPYNGGTEAFIVELANELVRLGHTVDVIAKDADERNLFQVIEFRESPLSMKDDSYRPTPELLGQQHYQTLQYGLFDVSRYDVIHYNSFIPEIYAVGALVKTPSVLTLHLPPTEKFVLMYTFFMKHAPVVPIGISNRMGEQWMAALGSDVDVILNGIVLHKWPLHARKADGYLLWSGRIAREKNVEAAIQLATYLKQPLKIVGPVFDKPYFRDHVQPQLNEHIDYIPHATQQQLSKLAAGASAYLATASWEEPFGLSTVEMLASGLPVVGFTTAIPPEMRHKNVSIAVDSQDWRDLIGPLAIAKQSEPEACREFAATFDMASMSAAYVTVYERVIQPARI
- a CDS encoding glycosyltransferase, translating into MKKPTIFYFVHAHGNGHRATFNLLYPALSVFFEVIALTTNNEVTEYLRQKHDVDVLELPPKYPAGYAIPAHTFTKAFEVTPYAIEPAGRAKALAEAIERYRPRAFYCDGVPELAIMVRGMGVPVVLVHLPGHVMNDPTQVFAHELADHIVAHFPASLEQANYPFAAKTYYSGYMSQYAGRGLKPDNRLAINNVTILLGYDNYDRSVLQAMTNDQHTPFTIIGNKLDYDLAENCVLLGPVKDISEAITGDIVISAAGQNTIAELLSLNKRLILLPEPRPYDEQAVHATVLANQHIALLAQETFSPEQWQNIRQKANVLTPSYENLVNASAPEAIAHQLRDWYA
- a CDS encoding glycosyltransferase family 2 protein codes for the protein MPEFSVVTIVKGRRKQLANLLYAVKASTILPYDIQIVCMDDPDGITIPKGLPVSIHVSKETHELPLAAARNRGIAATKTDNVIFIDVDCIVSPTLFATMLMSLEPETILAAYPLYLPIVPDTGNYGDLQDQAVPHPARERIPVGQPVDHLQFWSLIFAIQKQTFDTIGGFDESFTGYGAEDTDFAMLFYRAGVELIFVHDYVLHQYHDKHDPPVNHFESIIENATRYKQKWHVLPMQRWLNAFADLGLIQIDQSDTITVRQKPTDSQLKNSVSPHPY
- a CDS encoding DASH family cryptochrome; the encoded protein is MQTTIIHWFRNDLRLHDNAALYQACQDAQRVLPVFIFDPASIEVLPDINVPKAGSHRTRFLLESLADLRRSLRLQGSDLVIRLGDPGQVLAELVRQHQVSAIYAGQEATSEEIQLEERVQQALQPLGVPLKLFWMLSLYHLDDLPFDVSELPDAYRDFRKGCEKQATVRDEVPMPSLPTLPQIAVGRLPTLKVMGLKPPKTDRRAVIHFVGGETSALHRVATYFWERDQLRNYKYTRNQLLGEDYSSKFSVWLANGCLSPRRVYWEVRRYEAERKKNISTYWLIFELIWRDYLRFQAARQGFRIFLASGPRNVPTRGWKKDYDRFAKWAAGQTGIPFVDANMRELNATGFMSNRGRQNVASLLLHRGEKPDLSVWWPWGAAYLESQLIDYDPASNWGNWNMVAEVGADAHGDRYFNIYTQATRYDPQGEYVKRWCPELAQVPADKLHLLSLNSAQDLASWGVELGVTYPFPLVNPLKWTRRKQELDRNLFPFTSHYLSIDGNLVHYVDEGEGPTLLLLHGNPTWSFLYRHMIRQLAPYFRCIALDYPGFGLSTAKAGYGFTPREHSGVVEALVDQLRLRDLCIMVQDWGGPIGLGFAGRRPDLVRSLIIGNTWAWPAKGGMVGFSLVFGNLLARFLITRYNILAKWLIPAGTNRQLTKAERCAYMAPFSTPASRLPTWVFPKQIRASKAYLTEVEAGLARLRDKPALVVWGEADGAFGQSERLRLLGYFPNHRVQLLPNAKHFIQENAPDEICAAILESVR
- a CDS encoding ABC transporter permease, with protein sequence MVRSYVKIAWRNLARYKAFSVINIVGLATGMAVTILIGLWVYDELSFDRQNPNADRIAQVWQIVQFDGEKAAYNVASIPLAEELRQNYPDFTRVALATADREVALTTGENQFTPTGRFVEADFLPMMGVQMLQGPPQNLADVNTIILSSSLARTLFGATNPLNQLVQLDSKVSLRVTGIYQDFPPNSTWSAVHYLAPWSLFLGINPGAKKAQDNWDENSYQVFAQLKPGASLEQASTKIKDVRIKRDNPPPYKPEFFLHPMTKWHLYSDFDNGVNIGGLIQFVWLFSLIGGFVLLLACVNFMNLSTARSQQRAKEVGLRKVVGSLRGQLIAQFVGESLLITSLAFLLALVGVQLSLSFFNQLADKQIYLPWANPYFWGIGVSFSLLTGLVAASYPALFLSSFQPIRVLKGSFSTGGRSSLPRKALVVFQFTVSVTLIIGTVIVLRQINYAKDRPTGYSRQGLIEVNMRTPALMGHFDALRTDLLATGAVQEIAVSNGSVTVDQTGVTNVSWPGKSPDLHPLFMTNQISQQFGKTIGWQLSAGRDFSRAFRGDSAGVVLNQSALKLMGLKDPLHTMINWNGRDLPIIGIVNDLIKDSPFGQVTPSLFVLYDASAGVLTLKLSPTIATSVALTKIAGIFHQYDPSTPFVYKFVDEEYSKKFSAEERIGKLATLFASLAIFISCLGMFGLASFTAEQRRKEIGIRKVLGATVLTVWALLAKDFVGLVVLGCFLAPPIAWYFLHDWLQSYSYRTPISGWIFVGSGVGALLLALVTVSYQSIKAALINPVKSLRSE